A stretch of the Lolium perenne isolate Kyuss_39 chromosome 3, Kyuss_2.0, whole genome shotgun sequence genome encodes the following:
- the LOC127344134 gene encoding uncharacterized protein isoform X4, with the protein MMAGIHHMEQLGFGDTQHFELLPLGTGVVSQEECSSSDPETNCDLEQDLQHIHNSYNALQEMVDIGMPVVLNPEVLMCGTNLHVEPQLTFSSDGLKIEYVDSDSGQDLFWEISDIISIDSKWIQMVQSALITLHVRSSAETVNSGPVKVEFCLADPQWEWKQQKIWQLDSRYQEAWKNIESDDFASQNWSTDPSLCFPEQYFCGIGDFEEFTYPKGDREAVSISSRDVELLLPEIFVNDTIIDFYIKHLSTRIEPTERSRYHFFNSFFFRKLADLDKDQEKAPKGREAFLCVRKWTRKIDIFAKDFLFIPVNFSLHWSLLVICYPGEVDTFNKDGDARVAGKLPCIMHMNSIKGTHSGLKDVIQSYLWEEWKERHPESASDSSDKFLNLRFLSLELGDDWFVPAEASLKRSVIRKLIHELVTEPSKTYPKLVCGDEKHDISHHKSEKAMVEPPREYLAQGHCAAEPDSVCRILGAHQQSKLICFNNSEKGLSVPGCIFETEGFSVVGQQEMQVCPSDDDVVVCSPSQDAKNDICDLSEDTRSVMIDDMNNSVAECSSERSTLEALDPGSVEDGTKAEKTTKTAGTINDSEQYVSSESRDGNSGSIMSSGSAVSCGLKEENVACGRTNGTSEPHADGEDTCQKLATGDVAPCEDDTTCTNAEIQHVNGISTSSAKDETYSEKATSNAERPLLGSTFEDKSILVSDDMCLLKGVQFTDIKGSTKEETSTISDKVNDSTQDASSESRNGNTDNNIAVESTQGTDADGHALVAFPCEVGIDAEMPPHVDVTCSSKDENKSTSDSVCEAKNMKVSEDFRSTSEDDIIEGSTKKETDTAADKMNGVGSGSEKHDVSSEANNEICCVGAKRPFPDGSTCEAKRMQACEDFRSTSEEDIIEGSAKEETDTAAGKLNGSEQDASHDSEDGNTDWAGSDSEHDATSKAKTEKCCMGAKRSFSDSSIHEAMEMVTFDKKFWKVHSERVGGRFGRWYKRRIVWKRRKVISRTPPSSPESASLYWPCR; encoded by the exons ATGATGGCAGGAATTCATCACATGGAGCAACTTGGATTTGGCGATACGCAGCACTTTGAGCTCCTGCCACTG GGAACAGGTGTTGTTTCTCAGGAAGAATGCTCGTCATCTGACCCTGAAACTAACT GTGATTTGGAGCAGGATTTGCAGCATATTCACAACAGTTACAATGCTTTGCAAGAAATG GTTGACATAGGAATGCCGGTTGTGCTAAATCCTGAGGTTCTAATGTGCGGCACAAATTTGCATGTGGAGCCTCAACTAACTTTTTCATCGGATGGGTTGAAGATTgaatatgtggattcagattcaGGTCAAGATCTATTTTGGGAAATTTCTGACATCATTTCGATCGATTCTAAATGGATTCAGATG GTTCAATCTGCCTTGATAACTCTCCATGTTAGATCCAGTGCAGAGACGGTAAATTCAG GTCCTGTTAAAGTAGAATTTTGTCTTGCTGATCCACAATGGGAGTGGAAACAACAAAAGATTTGGCAACTTGATTCAAGATATCAGGAAGCCTGGAAGAACATTGAATC AGATGATTTTGCATCACAAAATTGGAGCACTGATCCCAGTTTATGTTTCCCTGAGCAATATTTTTGTGG CATTGGTGACTTTGAAGAATTTACCTATCCTAAAGGAGACCGTGAGGCTGTTTCCATCAGCAGCAGAGATGTTGAGCTGCTTCTTCCTGAAATATTCGTCAATGATACAATAATTGACTTCTATATCAA ACACTTGAGCACAAGAATTGAACCCACTGAAAGGAGTAGGTACCACTTCTTCAATAGCTTCTTTTTTCGCAAGCTGGCAGATCTTGACAAAGATCAAGAGAAAGCTCCAAAAGGTAGAGAAGCATTTTTATGTGTCCGTAAGTGGACCCGCAAAATAGACATATTTGCTAAAGACTTTCTGTTTATTCCAGTGAACTTCAG CTTGCATTGGAGCTTACTTGTTATTTGTTATCCTGGAGAAGTGGACACATTTAATAAAG ATGGCGATGCAAGGGTTGCTGGTAAACTTCCATGTATAATGCATATGAATTCTATAAAGGGAACTCATAGTGGACTAAAGGACGTTATTCAAAG TTATTTATGGGAAGAATGGAAGGAAAGGCATCCGGAATCAGCGTCAGATAGTTCAGACAAGTTCTTGAACCTGAGATTTCTCTCCCTCGAG CTTGGCGATGATTGGTTTGTACCTGCTGAAGCATCTCTGAAGCGTTCAGTGATTCGGAAGTTAATCCATGAGTTGGTGACAGAACCTTCTAAAACCTATCCAAAATTAGTTTGTGGTGATGAGAAGCATGACATAAGtcatcataaaagtgaaaaggccATGGTAGAACCTCCTAGAGAGTACCTCGCGCAGGGACATTGTGCTGCTGAACCTGATTCAGTTTGCAGAATTCTTGGAGCACATCAACAATCCAAACTAATCTGCTTTAACAATTCTGAAAAGGGGCTATCTGTTCCTGGGTGCATTTTTGAGACCGAAGGGTTTTCAGTGGTAGGTCAACAAGAGATGCAG GTGTGTCCATCGGACGATGATGTTGTTGTTTGTTCACCAAGCCAGGATGCAAAGAACGACATATGTGATCTTTCTGAAGACACACGTTCTGTCATGATAGATGATATGAACAACAGCGTTGCTGAATGTTCTTCAGAAAGGAGTACTTTGGAAGCTCTGGATCCTGGTTCAGTGGAAGATGGTACCAAAGCTGAGAAGACTACCAAAACCGCAGGTACTATCAATGACAGTGAGCAGTACGTTTCATCAGAGTCAAGAGATGGAAACAGTGGTAGTATCATGAGCAGTGGCAGTGCAGTTTCCTGTGGGTTGAAAgaggaaaatgttgcatgtggcagGACAAATGGAACCAGCGAACCTCATGCAGATGGTGAAGATACTTGCCAGAAATTAGCAACAGGTGATGTAGCTCCTTGTGAAGATGACACAACTTGCACCAATGCTGAGATTCAACATGTTAACGGCATCAGCACCTCCAGTGCGAAGGATGAAACATATTCTGAGAAGGCAACATCTAATGCTGAAAGACCTCTGCTTGGTAGCACCTTTGAAGATAAGAGTATACTAGTTTCTGATGACATGTGCTTGCTGAAAGGTGTTCAGTTTACTGACATCAAAGGTAGCACAAAGGAGGAAACTAGCACAATATCAGATAAGGTCAATGACAGCACACAGGATGCTTCATCTGAGTCCAGAAATGGAAACACCGACAATAATATTGCAGTTGAAAGTACTCAAGGAACTGATGCAGATGGCCATGCATTGGTGGCTTTTCCCTGTGAAGTTGGCATTGATGCTGAGATGCCTCCACATGTTGATGTCACCTGCAGTTCAAAGGACGAGAACAAGTCAACCTCTGATAGCGTTTGCGAGGCTAAGAATATGAAAGTCTCTGAGGATTTTCGTTCAACATCGGAAGATGATATCATAGAAGGTAGCACCAAGAAGGAAACTGACACAGCTGCGGATAAGATGAATGGAGTTGGCAGTGGCAGTGAGAAGCATGATGTTTCGTCTGAGGCAAACAATGAAATATGTTGTGTGGGTGCTAAAAGACCGTTTCCTGATGGCAGCACCTGCGAGGCTAAGAGGATGCAAGCCTGTGAGGATTTCCGGTCAACATCAGAAGAGGATATCATAGAAGGTAGCGCAAAGGAGGAAACGGATACAGCTGCGGGCAAGCTGAATGGTAGTGAGCAGGATGCCTCACATGATTCAGAAGATGGAAACACTGACTGGGCTGGCAGTGATAGTGAGCATGATGCTACGTCCAAGGCGAAAACTGAAAAATGTTGCATGGGTGCTAAAAGATCGTTTTCTGATAGCAGCATCCACGAGGCCATGGAGATGGTGACATTTGACAAGAAGTTCTGGAAAGTC